A single window of Nitrospira sp. CR1.1 DNA harbors:
- a CDS encoding response regulator: MPTTQKRILIADDEDTFRESTVAFLGEAGYACNAARDATEAERLLENGYDLLLADVRMPGNSQLEFLETVSRRHPDLPVVVITGYPSVGTVIESFRLSIVDYLIKPVDLDELKKAVDRGLRRRSIARAVQEAMNETAKMAGIFERLGRSMSEFGSGGAQVEWTAQEYMARAMGHISQLSALVGRTLDASRSAKPQGPTDICAFMKCPRLGRYEAAIEEAIEVMERTRASFKSKEIGTLRQQLESVLREGRR, encoded by the coding sequence ATGCCGACTACGCAAAAACGCATTCTCATTGCTGATGACGAGGACACGTTTCGGGAATCGACGGTCGCTTTTCTCGGCGAGGCAGGGTATGCCTGCAATGCCGCCCGGGACGCAACCGAGGCTGAGCGGCTCCTTGAAAACGGATACGATTTGCTCCTTGCGGATGTCCGAATGCCGGGAAACTCCCAATTGGAATTTCTTGAGACGGTCTCCAGGCGACATCCCGACCTCCCAGTGGTGGTGATTACGGGATATCCGTCAGTGGGAACGGTGATTGAATCGTTTCGTCTGTCCATTGTGGACTATTTGATCAAACCGGTCGATCTGGATGAGCTCAAGAAAGCCGTGGACCGAGGGCTTCGCCGAAGGAGCATCGCGCGTGCCGTACAGGAGGCCATGAATGAAACCGCAAAGATGGCCGGCATTTTTGAACGTCTGGGGCGATCGATGAGTGAATTCGGGAGCGGGGGAGCGCAGGTGGAATGGACTGCTCAGGAGTATATGGCTCGGGCTATGGGACATATCAGCCAGTTATCGGCCCTGGTCGGTCGAACGCTGGACGCGTCCCGCAGTGCCAAACCGCAAGGTCCTACCGATATCTGCGCCTTTATGAAATGCCCACGACTGGGCCGGTATGAAGCGGCAATTGAAGAGGCCATCGAGGTCATGGAGCGCACGAGAGCTTCTTTTAAATCCAAAGAGATCGGTACATTGCGGCAGCAGTTGGAGAGCGTGTTGCGGGAAGGCCGCCGATAA
- a CDS encoding PAS domain S-box protein, with protein sequence MPWYVFCAGILLGTLLLDVYTPWGVPVSLFYLLAVVAVGMVSGSRMHWIVTAISTGLTALGLYWSSPGSVTWVEATNRAISIGALWLTAWIVWQWQKCARSRSHGLSARLRSLLTHSQTIIFVKDLQGRYLEVSEQYLTLIGAPVEMVIGKTDHELFPPDIADSYRQHDREVVHAGEAMSFEEGARLNGDPRFYVVRKFPLRDEAGRIVAVGGVATDMTARLQAEVARHEAQDRLDLVLAATQTGIWDWDLRTNTTYYSTRWKSSLGYEEAEISNSPSEWEFRLHPDDKQRAFGLVDDCFSGRIASYELEHRLRHKDGTYRWIHTCAVLQRDDQGHPRRMTGSHVDITERKRAEEALSRSESTLRSFFESDVMMMGIVELQDGDILHLSDNRCAARFFGTQPEFMQGRLASDLGVSPDVIALWRRYYETSRESVQPVRFEGSYPHPTSGAERRLSVAVCWIGAGPGGRDRYSYVAEDITEARRTETALGETAERYRGLVTALAEGVLLHDAQGSIIACNPSAERILGVTRDQLMQSTPVDPYWQAIHADGRPFEQDLRPPMVTLRTGRPCADVIMGVCRPSGEQRWLSVNTQPLKKPDDEHPYAVVSSFHDITDRRRAEQALLEVQSELEQRVRERTARIHELEFQRSQAETVAALGHLAAEIAHEVNNPLAGIKNAFHLVKQGISPDHRHYRFVELIDREIQRLVAIMKKMYTLHQGGASDQWQATNVGDLLQNVATLLDYKLASRRIRLRTEMEITCPVVALPRADLFQVLLNLVQNAIDASPADTDVVLKVAQRGDMFHWSVMDQGTGIAPEVFPRMFEPFFTTKSADDRQGLGLGLSVSRRLVCAMGGRIEVHMQPAGWTTFTVIHPLDATDSKKQQGALPEMNKEQEDADYAKTHSHC encoded by the coding sequence ATGCCGTGGTACGTTTTCTGCGCCGGTATCCTCCTGGGCACTTTACTCCTTGATGTCTACACACCATGGGGCGTTCCGGTCAGCCTGTTCTATCTACTTGCCGTGGTTGCTGTCGGGATGGTGTCTGGCTCCCGGATGCACTGGATCGTGACAGCCATCTCGACCGGACTCACTGCGCTCGGACTGTATTGGTCCTCGCCCGGGAGCGTCACCTGGGTTGAGGCGACGAATCGAGCCATTTCAATCGGCGCTCTCTGGTTGACGGCTTGGATTGTGTGGCAGTGGCAGAAATGCGCCCGAAGCCGCTCCCATGGTCTCTCTGCCCGATTGCGCTCTCTTCTGACCCACAGTCAAACCATCATCTTCGTGAAAGACCTTCAAGGGCGGTACCTCGAGGTCAGTGAACAGTACCTGACCCTCATCGGCGCTCCGGTCGAGATGGTCATAGGAAAGACGGATCATGAGCTATTTCCCCCCGACATAGCGGACAGCTACCGACAACATGATCGTGAGGTCGTACATGCCGGCGAGGCGATGAGCTTCGAGGAGGGCGCACGGCTCAATGGTGATCCTCGCTTCTACGTGGTTCGCAAGTTCCCTCTGCGCGACGAAGCCGGTCGAATTGTTGCGGTCGGCGGTGTGGCAACGGATATGACGGCCCGCTTGCAGGCTGAGGTCGCTCGGCATGAAGCGCAGGATCGCCTGGATTTGGTGCTGGCCGCGACTCAGACCGGTATCTGGGACTGGGATTTGCGGACGAACACAACGTATTACTCCACGCGTTGGAAGTCGAGCCTGGGATATGAGGAGGCGGAGATTTCAAACTCGCCGTCCGAATGGGAATTCCGGCTGCATCCGGACGATAAGCAGCGCGCCTTTGGCTTGGTGGACGATTGCTTTTCCGGCCGGATAGCCTCCTACGAACTGGAACATCGGTTGCGTCATAAAGACGGGACCTATCGATGGATCCATACCTGCGCCGTGCTCCAGCGAGACGACCAGGGGCATCCTCGACGCATGACAGGTTCGCATGTGGACATCACGGAGCGTAAGCGAGCGGAAGAGGCGCTGTCACGGAGCGAGTCCACGCTCCGAAGCTTTTTCGAGAGCGATGTGATGATGATGGGTATTGTGGAATTGCAGGATGGCGATATTCTGCATCTCTCGGACAATCGTTGCGCGGCGAGGTTTTTTGGAACACAACCGGAGTTCATGCAGGGGCGGCTGGCCTCGGACCTCGGGGTTTCGCCGGACGTCATCGCATTGTGGCGTCGATACTACGAGACCAGCAGGGAGAGCGTACAGCCGGTGCGGTTCGAAGGCAGTTATCCGCATCCGACCTCCGGCGCCGAGCGGCGCTTGTCCGTCGCGGTTTGCTGGATTGGTGCCGGGCCTGGCGGCCGGGACCGGTATTCTTATGTGGCCGAAGATATCACGGAAGCACGGCGCACCGAAACGGCGTTGGGTGAAACGGCAGAGCGGTATCGAGGACTTGTGACCGCGCTGGCGGAGGGCGTGCTTCTGCATGATGCGCAAGGATCGATTATCGCGTGTAATCCAAGTGCCGAGCGGATTTTGGGTGTCACACGCGACCAGTTGATGCAGAGCACACCGGTGGATCCCTATTGGCAGGCTATCCATGCTGACGGGCGGCCGTTCGAGCAGGATTTACGGCCTCCCATGGTGACACTCCGAACCGGTCGGCCTTGCGCCGACGTGATCATGGGCGTGTGTCGCCCGAGCGGGGAGCAACGATGGCTCTCGGTTAATACGCAGCCTCTCAAGAAACCCGATGACGAACACCCGTATGCCGTCGTGTCATCATTCCATGACATCACCGACCGCCGCCGGGCGGAACAGGCGTTGCTGGAGGTGCAAAGTGAGCTGGAGCAACGGGTGCGGGAGCGCACCGCGAGGATTCATGAGTTGGAGTTCCAGCGGTCGCAAGCCGAGACGGTCGCGGCGCTGGGTCATCTGGCGGCCGAAATTGCCCATGAAGTCAACAACCCGCTGGCGGGGATCAAGAACGCGTTCCACCTCGTCAAGCAAGGAATCAGCCCCGACCACCGGCACTATCGATTTGTCGAACTCATCGATCGAGAGATCCAGCGCCTCGTCGCGATTATGAAAAAAATGTACACCCTCCATCAGGGTGGGGCTTCGGACCAATGGCAGGCCACGAATGTGGGCGACCTGCTCCAGAATGTTGCGACCCTGCTGGACTACAAGCTGGCGTCACGACGAATCCGGTTGCGGACGGAAATGGAGATTACCTGTCCGGTTGTCGCGTTGCCTCGCGCGGATCTCTTTCAGGTGTTGCTCAATCTCGTGCAGAACGCCATCGATGCGTCCCCTGCCGACACGGACGTGGTGCTTAAGGTGGCCCAGCGCGGTGATATGTTCCATTGGAGCGTGATGGATCAGGGAACCGGAATTGCGCCGGAAGTGTTTCCCCGTATGTTTGAACCATTTTTTACGACGAAATCCGCCGACGATCGTCAGGGACTAGGTCTTGGCCTGTCCGTCTCACGGCGACTGGTATGTGCCATGGGTGGCAGGATTGAGGTCCACATGCAGCCTGCCGGTTGGACAACCTTTACGGTGATACATCCCCTTGATGCCACAGATAGTAAGAAACAGCAGGGTGCATTGCCAGAGATGAACAAGGAGCAGGAAGATGCCGACTACGCAAAAACGCATTCTCATTGCTGA
- the glgB gene encoding 1,4-alpha-glucan branching protein GlgB, which translates to MPLQSGSLLSSEDVYLFNEGTHFHLYDKLGAHPTTFQGVEGTYFSVWAPDAEQVSVFGTFNHWDPTRHPLRPCHSSGIWEGFIPGVEIGALYKFHIRSRNHGAVLIKTDPFAKLNEIPPKSASVVWNLNYTWQDQTWMQTRARHNALQAPISVYEVHLGSWMRVPGEGNRSLSYREAAPRLIEYVQRLGFTHVEFLPLMDHPFFGSWGYQTTGYFAPSGNYGTPQDLMYLIDQLHQHQIGVILDWVPSHFPTDEHGLSRFDGSHLFEHADPRQGLHPDWGTAVFNYSRNEVRSFLISSALFWLEQYHADGLRVDAVASMLYLDYSRKEGEWIPNKHGGRENLEAITFLRQLNEEIYRRHPDVQTYAEESTSWPSVSRPTYAGGLGFGMKWDMGWMHDTLQYMALDPVYRKHHHRNLTFRMLYAFQENFLLPLSHDEVVHGKGSLLGKMPGDDWQKFANLRTLFGYMYAQAAKKLIFMGGEIGQWREWAHDDSIDWNLLNYPPHQGLQRWVADLNHLYRAEPALHEFDFDPRGFEWIDCQDVDAGIISLLRHGRSSRESIAVVCNFTPVPRLQYRVGVPQGGYWKELLNSDASMYGGSGLGNLGGVSAEPVPAHGRSHSLTLTLPPLAVLFFKSAS; encoded by the coding sequence GTGCCCCTGCAGAGCGGTAGCCTGTTGTCATCTGAGGATGTGTATCTGTTCAACGAAGGCACGCACTTTCATTTGTATGACAAACTGGGCGCGCACCCCACGACCTTTCAGGGCGTCGAGGGCACCTATTTTTCTGTGTGGGCGCCGGACGCGGAACAGGTCTCGGTCTTCGGCACATTCAACCATTGGGATCCGACCCGCCACCCGCTTCGCCCCTGCCACTCATCCGGCATTTGGGAAGGGTTTATCCCCGGCGTTGAAATCGGCGCCTTGTACAAGTTTCATATCCGATCCCGAAATCATGGGGCCGTACTCATCAAGACCGACCCGTTTGCCAAATTGAACGAAATTCCGCCGAAATCCGCCTCTGTGGTCTGGAATCTGAACTACACGTGGCAGGACCAGACCTGGATGCAAACCCGCGCCCGGCACAACGCCCTTCAGGCTCCGATCAGTGTGTACGAAGTGCATCTCGGCTCGTGGATGCGGGTGCCCGGCGAAGGCAATCGCTCCCTCAGCTATCGCGAGGCTGCCCCCAGGCTAATCGAGTATGTGCAGCGATTGGGCTTCACGCACGTCGAGTTTCTCCCTCTCATGGACCATCCATTTTTTGGCTCCTGGGGCTATCAGACGACCGGCTATTTTGCTCCTTCCGGCAACTACGGGACGCCACAAGATCTCATGTACCTCATCGACCAGCTCCATCAGCACCAGATCGGCGTCATACTAGATTGGGTCCCTTCGCACTTTCCGACCGATGAACATGGGCTCAGCCGCTTCGACGGCAGTCATCTTTTCGAGCACGCAGATCCCCGCCAGGGCCTCCACCCAGACTGGGGAACGGCGGTGTTCAATTATAGCCGCAACGAAGTGCGCAGTTTTCTCATCAGCAGCGCGCTCTTCTGGCTGGAGCAATACCATGCCGACGGACTTCGGGTGGATGCGGTTGCCTCGATGTTGTATCTCGACTACTCGCGCAAAGAAGGCGAATGGATCCCCAACAAACATGGCGGCCGGGAAAACCTTGAAGCCATCACTTTTCTACGACAGCTGAATGAAGAGATCTATCGCCGGCACCCGGATGTGCAAACCTATGCAGAGGAGTCAACCTCCTGGCCCTCTGTGTCGCGTCCAACCTATGCCGGCGGGCTGGGGTTCGGCATGAAGTGGGATATGGGCTGGATGCACGATACGCTGCAATATATGGCGCTGGATCCGGTGTATCGCAAACATCACCATCGCAACCTGACCTTCCGGATGCTCTATGCGTTTCAAGAGAATTTTTTGCTGCCGCTTTCCCACGACGAAGTCGTGCACGGCAAGGGCTCCCTCCTGGGGAAAATGCCCGGCGACGATTGGCAGAAGTTCGCCAACCTCCGCACCCTGTTCGGCTATATGTATGCGCAAGCGGCAAAGAAGCTGATTTTTATGGGCGGGGAGATCGGCCAATGGCGCGAATGGGCGCATGACGACAGTATCGATTGGAACCTCCTCAATTATCCGCCTCATCAAGGGCTGCAACGGTGGGTTGCCGACCTCAATCACCTCTATCGCGCCGAACCGGCACTACACGAGTTCGACTTTGATCCTCGAGGGTTCGAATGGATCGATTGCCAGGATGTGGACGCCGGTATCATCAGCCTTTTACGCCACGGACGGTCATCCCGGGAAAGTATTGCCGTGGTGTGTAATTTTACCCCGGTCCCGCGCCTGCAATATCGAGTCGGCGTCCCGCAGGGCGGCTATTGGAAAGAATTGCTGAATAGCGATGCCTCGATGTACGGCGGCAGCGGACTGGGCAACCTCGGCGGTGTCTCGGCCGAACCGGTTCCTGCCCACGGCCGATCACACTCCCTCACCCTGACCCTGCCCCCCCTGGCTGTGCTGTTCTTCAAGTCTGCGTCGTAA
- a CDS encoding efflux transporter outer membrane subunit, with amino-acid sequence MRRLALVLSSTLLAACAVGPDFTRPDATAPDAFRMAEPGSDTESIANTPWWELLKDQELQKHIRTALEENKDLKRAASAVEEFQARLFIAKTDFAPQMNVTANAPLFGRKSNFLFPGFPNPFNYYVQGNLSWEIDIWGRIRRSNEAARGDLLAREENRRAIVLQLVSGVAEAYFDLLQFDMQLDIARRTLKSWEESVRIAQARLRQGMISKLDADQFEAERANAAAKAAEFERQKVQKENQLSVLLGRNPGRIARGHSLTEQVMPPEVPPGLPSELLQRRPDILQAEQDLAAATARIGMAKADRFPKLSITGILGVASPHLSRLVANETAFGVAGPGLAAPLLNAQILGFQQRAAEAQAQQAVAQYEQSVLVAFKEVEDSLVAVRTVREQRAAQLQQVEALRSALSLANLRYKGGLANYLDVLIAQRNLFEAELALMGAHRLHLVSIVQLYKALGGGWTPEGQPSVSPVSPALEKS; translated from the coding sequence ATGCGTAGATTGGCATTGGTGCTTTCCTCGACTCTTCTGGCGGCCTGTGCGGTTGGTCCTGATTTTACCCGGCCTGATGCCACGGCTCCGGATGCATTCCGCATGGCGGAACCGGGCAGTGACACTGAGTCGATTGCGAACACGCCCTGGTGGGAGCTACTGAAGGACCAGGAACTGCAAAAACACATCCGGACGGCGTTAGAGGAAAACAAAGACCTCAAGCGCGCCGCATCGGCGGTCGAAGAATTTCAGGCCCGCCTGTTCATCGCGAAGACCGACTTTGCTCCGCAGATGAATGTGACGGCTAACGCACCGCTCTTCGGTCGTAAGAGTAATTTTCTCTTTCCCGGATTTCCTAACCCTTTCAACTATTACGTGCAGGGGAATCTGTCCTGGGAGATCGACATTTGGGGACGGATCCGCCGGTCCAATGAGGCGGCGCGCGGCGATCTTTTGGCTCGAGAGGAGAATCGACGCGCCATTGTGTTGCAACTGGTCAGCGGCGTGGCGGAGGCCTACTTCGACCTGCTGCAGTTTGATATGCAACTTGATATTGCTCGGCGTACGCTGAAGTCGTGGGAGGAGTCGGTGAGAATTGCCCAGGCCCGCTTGCGGCAGGGCATGATTTCCAAGCTCGATGCTGATCAATTCGAGGCTGAACGGGCCAATGCCGCGGCGAAGGCGGCGGAGTTCGAGCGGCAGAAGGTGCAAAAAGAAAATCAGCTGAGTGTGTTGCTGGGACGAAACCCCGGACGGATCGCGCGCGGACATTCACTTACCGAACAGGTCATGCCGCCGGAGGTGCCGCCCGGGCTCCCTTCGGAGTTGCTTCAGCGGCGTCCGGATATTCTACAGGCTGAGCAAGACCTTGCTGCCGCCACGGCCCGAATCGGGATGGCCAAGGCCGACCGGTTTCCCAAATTGAGTATTACCGGGATCCTGGGTGTAGCGAGTCCACACCTGTCTCGGTTAGTGGCAAATGAGACGGCGTTCGGGGTAGCCGGGCCTGGTTTGGCCGCTCCCTTATTGAATGCCCAAATCTTAGGATTTCAACAGAGAGCTGCAGAGGCACAAGCGCAACAGGCCGTGGCCCAATATGAGCAATCTGTGTTGGTGGCATTTAAGGAAGTGGAAGATTCCCTGGTGGCGGTGCGGACGGTGCGTGAACAGCGCGCTGCGCAGTTGCAACAGGTTGAGGCCTTGCGATCAGCGCTAAGCCTGGCAAACCTTCGTTATAAGGGTGGGTTGGCAAATTATCTGGATGTCTTGATTGCGCAACGCAATCTCTTTGAAGCCGAGCTGGCGCTCATGGGAGCACATCGGTTGCATCTGGTGTCCATTGTCCAGCTGTACAAGGCGCTTGGTGGCGGATGGACGCCCGAGGGGCAGCCATCGGTTTCACCGGTTTCCCCCGCGCTAGAAAAGAGCTAG
- a CDS encoding multidrug efflux RND transporter permease subunit — MISHFFIDRPIFASVLSIVIVVIGMVALQALPVAQFPEITPPVVQIEADYPGANAEILADSVARPIEVQLPGIDNLLYYDSTSTNDGHMSIKLTFEIGTDVDIAQVQTQNRVKLAEPQLPPEVVRQGISINKVSPDLLAVVALSSTDPMHDTVYLSNYAILRVLDNLKRLRGVGNAIVFGSQNYSMRLILDPIRMAQLSLTPTDIANVVREQNRDFPAGTIGREPALKGTELTIPVITQGRLTEVKDFEEMIVRAMPNGSMVRLKDVARVELGAQSYTLEGRWNGKPNVFLLTFLSPGANALETVKRLRGELAEVSKAFPAGVSYDIPYDTTRFIDVSIKEVVKTLAEAMVLVILVVYLFLQSWRATLIPGVAVPVSLIGTFAGMQALGFSINTLTLFGMVLAIGIVVDDAIVVVENCERHMTQGKLSAKNAAKRAMEEVTGPVIAIVLVLCAVFVPVGFLGGITGELYKQFAITISMAVIISGFVALTLSPALCALVLKPGEERHHGLFGLFNRAFSWMQGRYISTVGMALTRRLLSVAVFVVLLIGVFMLFRIIPSSFLPEEDQGYFITIVQLPDGASKQRTDTVLSKIESYFLANPSIHSTDALSGQNFVFSTRGPNAATMFVPLRHWDERTAPQQHVKSLIGAAYGEFAKIPEALILAFNAPSIRGLGATGGFSVQLQDPSGGDFNKFSTVAQEFVAKARQNPAIGAIGTSFRVTAPRIFAKVNRERAKALGVPISEVFDTLQAYFGNLYVNDFVKFGRVFRVQTEAEAQYRSTPDDISKIYVRAVGAQGTTMIPLDTVVSTEFNSGPDPVTHFNGYNTALVLGSAAPGVSSGQVLDALDTLGKDVLVPQGYGIDWSGISYQERMVGNQSLYAFGFGLLMVFLVLAAQYESWVVPFAVILAVPIGLFGALSAVWLKGMTNDIYFQIGLVTLIGLSAKNAILIVEFANKRYEEGHPLLDGTIEAAKLRFRPIVMTSMAFILGVVPLVIATGAGAASRNSIGTGVFGGMLAATFLAIFFVPLFFVLIRSLGRGGKGQLPPSIQKRPDEPEKERDHQHA; from the coding sequence GTGATCTCACACTTTTTTATCGACCGCCCGATCTTCGCATCGGTGTTGTCGATCGTCATCGTCGTGATTGGGATGGTCGCGTTGCAGGCGCTCCCCGTCGCCCAATTCCCTGAAATCACTCCTCCGGTCGTGCAGATCGAAGCCGACTATCCCGGCGCCAATGCCGAAATCCTGGCCGATTCGGTGGCGCGGCCCATTGAGGTGCAACTCCCCGGCATCGACAATCTGCTGTACTACGATTCCACCAGTACGAACGACGGGCACATGTCGATCAAGTTGACCTTCGAGATCGGCACTGATGTCGATATCGCGCAGGTGCAAACGCAGAATCGCGTGAAACTCGCGGAGCCTCAATTGCCGCCCGAAGTCGTGCGGCAGGGCATCAGCATCAACAAAGTCTCGCCGGACCTGTTGGCCGTCGTCGCCTTGAGTTCCACCGATCCCATGCATGACACGGTCTATCTCTCCAACTATGCAATTCTTCGCGTCCTCGACAACCTGAAACGTCTCCGCGGCGTGGGCAATGCGATCGTGTTTGGTTCCCAGAATTACTCGATGCGCTTGATTCTGGACCCGATCCGCATGGCCCAGCTCAGTCTCACACCGACGGATATTGCGAATGTCGTTCGTGAGCAGAATCGTGATTTCCCTGCCGGAACCATCGGCCGCGAGCCGGCGTTGAAGGGCACGGAGCTGACCATCCCCGTCATTACGCAAGGCCGTCTGACGGAAGTGAAAGACTTTGAAGAGATGATCGTCCGCGCCATGCCGAACGGGTCTATGGTCCGATTGAAAGACGTGGCCCGCGTTGAATTGGGAGCCCAGTCCTACACGCTGGAAGGGCGTTGGAACGGCAAACCAAACGTGTTTCTGCTGACGTTCCTCTCGCCCGGCGCGAACGCGCTTGAAACGGTGAAGCGGCTTCGAGGTGAATTGGCGGAAGTCTCCAAGGCGTTTCCCGCCGGCGTGTCGTACGACATTCCCTATGACACCACGCGGTTTATCGATGTCTCCATCAAAGAGGTCGTGAAGACGCTGGCGGAAGCGATGGTGCTCGTCATCCTGGTGGTCTATCTCTTTTTGCAGAGCTGGCGCGCGACGTTGATTCCAGGTGTGGCCGTGCCGGTGTCGCTCATCGGCACGTTCGCCGGGATGCAGGCGCTGGGGTTCTCGATCAATACCCTGACTTTGTTTGGAATGGTCCTGGCAATCGGCATCGTGGTGGACGATGCGATCGTCGTCGTGGAGAATTGCGAACGGCACATGACCCAAGGCAAGCTTTCGGCAAAGAACGCCGCCAAGCGTGCGATGGAGGAAGTGACGGGGCCGGTCATTGCCATTGTGCTGGTGTTGTGCGCGGTGTTCGTGCCCGTAGGGTTTCTCGGCGGCATCACCGGGGAGTTGTACAAGCAATTCGCAATCACGATTTCCATGGCCGTGATTATTTCCGGTTTTGTGGCGCTGACGCTGAGCCCTGCCCTCTGCGCCCTCGTGCTCAAGCCGGGCGAAGAACGACACCACGGGTTGTTCGGTCTGTTCAACCGGGCCTTTTCATGGATGCAGGGGCGATATATCTCGACAGTCGGGATGGCGCTGACGCGGCGCCTGTTGTCGGTGGCAGTGTTCGTCGTACTCCTTATCGGCGTCTTTATGTTGTTCAGGATCATTCCCAGCAGTTTCTTGCCGGAAGAAGACCAGGGATATTTCATTACGATCGTACAACTTCCAGACGGGGCATCGAAGCAACGTACGGATACGGTGTTGAGCAAGATCGAAAGCTATTTTTTGGCCAACCCGTCGATACATTCGACGGACGCCCTTTCGGGACAGAATTTCGTATTCAGTACGCGCGGACCCAATGCGGCGACCATGTTCGTTCCGCTCAGACATTGGGATGAGCGCACGGCGCCGCAGCAGCATGTCAAATCATTGATTGGCGCGGCCTATGGAGAATTTGCCAAAATTCCGGAAGCCTTGATCCTGGCCTTCAATGCCCCGTCGATTCGCGGACTCGGCGCGACAGGTGGATTTTCTGTGCAGCTTCAGGATCCAAGCGGTGGTGATTTCAATAAGTTCTCGACGGTGGCGCAGGAGTTTGTCGCCAAGGCGCGACAGAACCCGGCGATTGGGGCCATCGGAACCAGTTTTCGCGTCACGGCTCCGAGAATTTTCGCCAAGGTGAATCGCGAGCGCGCCAAGGCGTTGGGGGTGCCTATTTCAGAGGTCTTCGATACGCTGCAGGCCTATTTCGGCAATTTGTACGTCAACGACTTCGTCAAGTTTGGTCGCGTCTTTCGCGTGCAGACCGAGGCCGAGGCGCAATATCGGTCAACCCCAGACGACATCTCCAAGATTTATGTGCGGGCCGTGGGCGCGCAGGGGACGACCATGATTCCCTTGGATACGGTGGTAAGCACGGAGTTCAACAGCGGTCCCGATCCGGTGACGCATTTCAACGGGTACAACACGGCGCTTGTGCTCGGTTCGGCGGCCCCAGGGGTGAGTTCCGGGCAGGTGTTGGATGCGCTTGATACGTTGGGGAAGGACGTATTGGTGCCGCAGGGATACGGGATCGATTGGAGCGGCATTTCCTATCAGGAACGTATGGTCGGCAATCAGTCGCTATATGCCTTCGGTTTCGGATTGTTAATGGTGTTCTTAGTACTGGCTGCGCAATATGAAAGCTGGGTGGTTCCCTTTGCGGTGATCCTTGCGGTTCCCATCGGCCTGTTCGGCGCGTTGAGCGCCGTCTGGCTCAAGGGGATGACCAATGACATCTACTTCCAAATCGGTTTGGTGACGCTGATCGGACTCTCGGCGAAGAATGCGATTCTCATCGTGGAGTTTGCGAACAAGCGCTATGAGGAAGGTCATCCCCTCTTGGATGGAACGATCGAGGCGGCTAAGCTCCGGTTCCGTCCGATCGTGATGACATCGATGGCCTTCATTCTTGGTGTCGTTCCCCTGGTGATTGCTACGGGCGCCGGCGCAGCTAGCAGAAATTCGATCGGGACGGGGGTGTTCGGCGGAATGTTGGCAGCCACGTTTCTGGCAATTTTCTTTGTGCCGCTGTTTTTTGTGTTGATTCGTTCGCTAGGTCGCGGCGGGAAAGGTCAGCTTCCTCCTTCCATCCAAAAGAGGCCGGATGAACCTGAAAAGGAGCGTGATCATCAGCATGCGTAG